A DNA window from Hydra vulgaris chromosome 13, alternate assembly HydraT2T_AEP contains the following coding sequences:
- the LOC136089565 gene encoding 52 kDa repressor of the inhibitor of the protein kinase-like — MNCRGQSYDGAGAMAGHTKGLSSRILNLNEKASFVHCYSHRLNLAICASCNVQYVKNLLTHVKEVSYFFNLSPTKQQKLEEHIESTVPSAVKKKLKDVCRTRWVEKVNGLDTFQELFIPLVSCLEEMSLNVSKSFNHSTSSSASSLLKLITGFDFIVAMCITRNVFDLTLPITRMLQSKSNDIYDGLNLIQALKDVVSSLRNVVDQHHQMCYEQALKIAQNINVVETKPRTSFISKNRDNTPSESISDYFKFVITIPLLDHLSVELDTRFDDTTLKCYKALVLVPRNMISVVQCSRDTSWKDSIISFSDFYGTDLPNPLALSGELDLWEAFWLNFKGDIPSNISETLKAINFSGFENIKVCLKLLATSPLTSCECERSFSSLRRLKNYMRSTMVQDRLNGLALMNIHTEIVIDIKKSLISLLLLIVD; from the coding sequence ATGAATTGCCGAGGACAGTCATATGATGGTGCTGGAGCAATGGCTGGTCATACCAAAGGATTGTCCTCTCgcattttaaatctaaatgaaaAAGCTTCATTTGTTCATTGCTATAGCCATAGGCTAAATTTAGCTATTTGTGCCTCGTGCAACGTACAATATGTTAAGAATCTTCTGACACATGTTAAAGAagtatcatatttttttaatctttcaccTACGAAACAACAAAAGTTAGAGGAGCATATCGAAAGTACTGTTCCATCggctgttaaaaaaaagttaaaagatgtTTGCAGGACACGTTGGGTGGAAAAAGTAAATGGATTAGACACTTTTCAAGAACTTTTTATTCCTTTGGTCTCTTGTCTTGAAGAGATGTCTTTAAATGTCAGTAAGAGTTTTAATCACTCAACATCTTCAAGTGCATCGTCTCTTCTGAAACTAATTAcaggttttgattttattgttgctATGTGCATAACAAGAAATGTGTTTGACTTAACTCTTCCCATAACGCGAATGTTGCAGTCAAAGAGTAATGATATTTATGATggtttaaatcttattcagGCGTTGAAAGATGTTGTATCTTCACTTAGAAATGTAGTTGATCAGCACCATCAAATGTGTTATgaacaggctttaaaaattgcacaaaataTTAATGTAGTTGAAACAAAGCCAAGAACTTCCTTTATTTCCAAAAACAGAGATAATACACCTTCTGAATCTATTTCggattattttaagtttgttatcACGATTCCTTTATTAGACCATCTCAGTGTTGAACTAGACACAAGGTTTGATGATACTAccttaaaatgttataaagcaCTTGTGCTAGTTCCTAGAAATATGATTTCAGTAGTGCAATGTTCTCGTGACACCAGTTGGAAAGACTCCATCATATCTTTCAGTGACTTTTATGGAACAGATTTACCGAATCCGCTTGCTTTGTCTGGTGAGCTTGATTTATGGGAAGCCTTCTGGTTAAATTTTAAAGGAGATATCCCTTCTAATATTTCTGAGACTTTAAAAGCGATAAATTTTTCtggttttgaaaacataaaagtttgtCTAAAGTTACTTGCTACCTCTCCATTAACTTCATGTGAGTGTGAGCGGTCATTTTCTTCGCTTCGGCGCCTAAAAAATTACATGCGAAGCACCATGGTTCAGGACCGCCTAAATGGTTTAGCATTAATGAATATTCATACAGAGATagttatagatataaaaaagtcattgatAAGTTTGCTACTATTAATCGTagattaa
- the LOC124816082 gene encoding uncharacterized protein LOC124816082 isoform X2, whose translation MSINQEIKNMLQNDKTKLISLKDMLEKNISSCKDIIIVDSCKAEKTLKIFEIYFPKSFKEKHNGNFVVLRSQSTGNCLYSSISLCLTGNNCMANDLRLQTSIELFLNAEFYSNHPTFHNAFVNNTSSFLCFDNILPLSVSLNSLDSGKKSIDLVQEEAINNCNNENWSSFLCILALSSVCNKKIECLYPDFGLHKFKTLFSSTIVPRITSLNNIESFYLLFCYEGVLYDFSAPFQHNHYTPVIIKENLKRKISNESTKMSQTKIKFYFEAKHQDSNLLLDNIKRKPMEVSTQPPLSLSKFSKITCCESFSLPSNNYDIGYLVSNYTSYSNVAKTLSNSELQHLVKSVFVPCKTYSFPKILNGRSFQFMWMEKFPWLTYSKIFDGAFCLPCVLFGCNFPSECSLVERLFSKPFDRWNEASRYFQIYAFGKTNDRSVCRNKNLHVKTAEVLFSMSSIWSCKTESIDITSQKIVHSQISKNRQLLQPIIETIILCGRLGLSLRGHRDDSEFHPENGEFSNHTVGNFIELLHFRVKAGDKVLEDHLKYHQRKCILYI comes from the exons atgtcaatcaatcaagaaatcaaaaacatgttacaaaatgataaaacaaaattgatttctttgaaagatatgttagaaaaaaatattagttcttGTAAAGATATTATTATTGTCGACTCTTGCAAAGCagaaaaaactcttaaaatttttgaaatctattttccaaaaagttttaaagaaaaacataatggcaattttgttgttttaag GTCTCAATCAACTGGAAACTGTCTGTACAGTTCTATCTCCTTGTGTCTAACTGGAAATAACTGTATGGCTAATGATTTAAGATTACAGACCTCAATTGAATTATTCTTAAATGCCGAATTTTATTCTAATCATCCAACTTTTCATAATGCTTTTGTTAATAATACTAGCTCTTTTCTATGCTTTGATAACATTCTTCCTTTATCAGTATCACTAAATTCTTTGGATTcaggaaaaaaaagtatagatttAGTTCAAGAAGAAGCTATTAATAATTGTAACAATGAAAACTGGTCTTCTTTCCTTTGTATTCTTGCATTATCAAGTGTTTGCAATAAGAAAATAGAATGTTTATATCCAGATTTTGGTCTacataagtttaaaactttattcagCTCTACTATTGTACCTCGTATAACCTCTTTAAACAATATTGAGTCTTTTTATCTCCTTTTTTGTTATGAAGgtgttttatatgatttttctGCTCCTTTCCAACACAACCATTATACCCCTgtgataataaaagaaaacttaaaacgaaaaatttcaaatgaaagCACCAAAATGTCGcagactaaaataaaattttatttcgagGCCAAACATCAAGATAGTAATCTTTTATTGGATAATATAAAAAGGAAACCAATGGAAGTCTCTACTCAACCACcattatcattatcaaaatttagtaaaattacaTGTTGTGAATCATTTTCTTTACCGTCCAATAATTATGATATTGGTTATTTGGTTTCTAACTATACTAGTTATTCAAATGTTGCAAAAACCTTAAGTAATTCTGAACTTCAACATTTAGTTAAATCTGTTTTTGTACCTTGTAAAACATATTCTTTTCCTAAAATTCTGAATGGGCGAAGTTTTCAATTTATGTGGATGGAAAAATTTCCATGGCTCACATATTCGAAAATATTTGATGGAGCCTTCTGTTTGCCATGTGTACTTTTTGGGTGCAATTTTCCATCTGAATGTAGTTTAGTCGAAAGATTATTTAGTAAGCCTTTTGATCGCTGGAATGAAGCTTCTCGTTACTTTCAGATATATGCATTTGGCAAAACCAATGATAGGTCTGTCTgcagaaataaaaacttacatgtAAAAACTgctgaagttttattttcaatgtcgTCCATTTGGTCTTGTAAAACAGAATCAATAGATATTACATCTCAAAAAATAGTTCACTCACAGATTTCTAAAAACCGACAGTTATTACAACCTATTATTGAAACAATTATTCTCTGTGGACGTCTTGGTCTTTCTTTACGAGGCCATAGAGATGATTCGGAGTTTCATCCTGAAAATGGTGAGTTTTCTAATCATACTGtaggtaattttattgaattgttaCATTTTCGTGTTAAAGCTGGTGATAAAGTTCTTGAAGATCATCTTAAATATCATCAACGAAAATGCATCTTATATATCTAA
- the LOC136089566 gene encoding uncharacterized protein LOC136089566, which yields MGKKADLTRGKKAEIKALVNAKLLSNRKISRRLEISEASIRRIKQKIESGEELIAKRKKKCGRKPIFTPTAEQCLKKICFENRFAITKLITSQLQGVNVNASERTVRRKLIDLDFKACRPARKPKLTPSIKAKRLTWAKQFHDKDLDFRRSVSYYNFFTISSQIMYLTFFMTTEDQHKCSVFFVTIFDRSASVMKAHLKLQNKAQFVRRRHGEKFHPDCVVQTVKHPIKMMIWSVISSKGTGRLDVVNGMMKQDQFKNVLQNQLILQLKEWFPNVEPFTFKQDGALCQTARSVKAFLAEQNIIIARI from the coding sequence ATGGGTAAAAAAGCCGATCTTACACGAGGCAAAAAAGCTGAAATAAAGGCCCTTGTGAATGCTAAATTACTTTCAAATCGCAAAATATCACGAAGATTGGAGATATCTGAAGCTAGTATACGACGCATAAAACAGAAAATTGAGTCAGGGGAAGAATTGATCGCAAAACGAAAGAAAAAATGCGGCAGAAAGCCTATTTTCACTCCAACAGCAGAacaatgtttaaagaaaatttgcTTTGAAAACAGATTTGCAATCACAAAACTGATAACATCGCAACTCCAAGGTGTTAATGTGAATGCTTCTGAACGCACTGTTCGAAGAAAATTAATAGATTTAGATTTTAAGGCCTGCCGCCCTGCCAGGAAGCCCAAGTTAACACCTTCAATAAAAGCAAAGCGTCTGACGTGGGCCAAACAGTTCCATGATAAAGATCTGGACTTCAGAAGATCGGTAAgttattacaatttctttacaatttcttcacaaataatgtatttaactttttttatgacgACAGAAGACCAGCACAAATGTTCAgtgttttttgttactatttttgACAGGTCTGCTTCAGTGATGAAAGCACATTTGAAATTGCAGAACAAAGCTCAGTTTGTGCGTCGTCGTCACGGAGAGAAATTTCATCCTGACTGTGTTGTTCAGACTGTGAAGCACCCTATCAAAATGATGATTTGGTCAGTCATCAGCAGCAAAGGCACTGGACGTCTGGACGTAGTAAATGGTATGATGAAGCAAGACCAGTTCAAAAATGTCTTACAAAATCAGTTGATTCTGCAGCTCAAAGAATGGTTTCCAAATGTGGAACCATTCACTTTTAAGCAAGATGGAGCTCTTTGCCAAACAGCTCGATCTGTCAAGGCTTTTTTGGCAGagcaaaatataataatagcgCGGATCTGA